A region of Bombyx mori chromosome 13, ASM3026992v2 DNA encodes the following proteins:
- the LOC134200018 gene encoding uncharacterized protein LOC134200018, producing MFFFQMLTVEILIVLSDNLSWGTFMSKNLIGVKFIARIMLISVCVSYLERELQKTKGLCNLAVRNCENDIVRCHLKNIYRIIDTEIEPMTVFGLFYINNVPLDLISLTATYTVVLLQFAFL from the exons ATGTTTTTCTTTCAAATGCTCACAGTGGAGATATTGATTGTATTGTCAGAC AATCTGTCTTGGGGGACGTTCATGTCAAAAAATTTAATCGGAGTCAAATTCATTGCTCGAATCATGCTGATCAGTGTCTGCGTCAGTTACTTAGAAAGGGAATTACAGAAGACAAAAGGACTCTGCAATCTTGCCGTACGAAATTGTGAGAATG atataGTTCGTTGTCACTTGAAAAATATTTACCGTATAATAGACACAGAAATTGAACCTATGACGGTGTTTGGTTTATTTTACATCAACAATGTGCCTTTAGATCTGATCTCACTTACCGCTACTTACACCGTCGTCTTGTTGCAGTTCGCTTTTCTGTAA